The following DNA comes from Occultella kanbiaonis.
CACGCTCACTCTCCTCGGACCGGACGGTACGCAGCTGGCCACCACGACGTCGGCGGCCGACGGCACGTACTCCTTCCCTGGCTACACCGCAGCGGACGGCTACACGGTCGAGATGCGAGTGCCCGCTGACCCCGACGGTCCCGGATACATCGCAGTCGGGCCGACGGTGCTGGCGGCAGACCTGTCCACGACCGACGCGACCGACGTGGACTTCGCGGTCCGGGACATCGTGCCGGTGCCCATCAGTGGCACCGTCACCGACGAGGACGGCAACCCCGTCCCGGGAGCGACGATCACCCTGACGCCGACCGATGGTGGCACGCCCGTCTCCGTCGTCAGCGACTCGACCGGTGCCTATCTCTTCGACACGGTGCAGCCCGGCGAGCACGTGCTCTCCATCGATGCCCCACCTGGGTACACGGTGATCGAGAGCCCGGGACCGGTCACGGTGCCGACCGGTTCCGAGGAACCGATCACGGGCCAGGACTTCGTCGTCCAGGCGCCGGCCTCGGTGTCCGGGACGGTCACCGGTGGTGGCCAGGGCGTCGCCGGTGCCGTCGTGACGATCACCGGGCCCGGGGGCACGTTCACGACGCCGACGGCGGCAGACGGCGGTTACTCCTTCCCGGGCCTGCCGCCCGGGCAGTACACCGTCACGCTCGAGGTGCCGTTCGGGTACACGGCCGACGGACCAACGAGCCAGCAGGTGACGGTGACGGCGGAGGACGTGACGAACGTCGACTTCGCCGTGGAGAAGCCGGGTGCGATCGGCGGCGTCGTGACCGACGACGGCGGGGCTCCGATCCCGGGCGCAACCCTCGTCATCAGCGGGCCGGGCGGGGATGTCACCCTCACGACCGACGATGCCGGCGGGTACTTCGCCGACCAGCTCCCGGCGGGTGACTACGCGATCACGCTCACCGTGCCCGACGGCTACACGACCGACGTCACCGAACGCGTCACGACCATCACCGGCGCGGGCGAGAGCCGCCTCGACCAGGACTTCGAACTCACCGCCGACGCGCCGGCCCCGCCGGTCCAGGTGGGTGGCACGGTCACGGAGGCCGACGGTCGGCCGGTACCCGGCGCAGAGGTGACCGTCAGGGACCCCGACGGCGCCATCGTGGCAACCGTGACCACCCTCGACGACGGCACCTGGTCGGCCGACCTGCCGCCCGGCGCCGGATACACCGCCGAGATCACGCCGCCCGACGGGTACGCGGTCGACGGCGAGCCGGTACTCACGTTCGACGTGGTGGACGTCGCCGTCCTCGGGCTCGACTTCGTGCTCCAGGTCGTGACCGCACCGACGCCGCCTGCGCCGGGCGATCCCGGACCCGATCCCGGCACCGCCGGACCAGGCACGGCGCCGAACCGGCTTCCCGCGACGGGGGCCGACATCGACACCCTGATCCTCGGAGCGGCGCTACTGACCGCGGCCGGCCTGGTGCTCGTGGCCGCCGGCAGACGGCCGGCCGCAGCCACCCGCTCGGGGGGTCGGCACGTGGCCCCCGACGGGGACTGACGGCCGGGGATGCCGTCGGGTCATGACGGCCGCTACCGTGGCTGCCATGCACCGAAGCAGGATCGGCGTCGTCCTCATCGACCACCCGGCGGACCTCTACCCGGCCGCGGCCCGGTTCTGGGCGGCCGCCACCGCCGGGCCCGCGACTGGTGCGCCGCCCCCGGAGAATCCCTACGAGCACCTGGCCGCCCTCGGCGGCGACGTCAGCCTCGTGCTGCAGCGCACCGGTACGGGCACGCCGTCTCGGCTGCATCTGGACATCGAGACCGACGACGTCCCGGCCGAGACGGCCCGGTTGCTCGCACTCGGCGCACGCATGGTCGTCGAGCACGAGGAGTACCGCATCATGGCGGACCCCGGTGGCCTGGTGTTCTGCATCGTCCCCGTTCAGACGAACGACTTCGCCGAGCGCGCACGGGTCTGGCAGTAGCGGCGCCGGAGCATGCGCACGCCCGTCGCGTGCGGCTGCGCCACCAACAGCCGGGGGCAGTGGCGGCCGCCCCCGGCCGTGGTGTCCGACGGCCCGTAGGGCCGCCGAGGTTCCTTCGGTCCGGGGGCCCTAGTCCCCGGACCGAAGGGTCCAACGCGGGCCGCCCACCGCCCCCACGGCGGCGGCGACCCGCAGTCTCATCCGGCCGGCCCCCGCCGTCCGGTCCGCCGGGCCCCGCGGCGGTTCACCCGACCGCTCCCGCGGTCTCGGGTCGGAACTCGGCGGCGTCGAACGGGCGCACGCCGGGCCGGGCGCCGGGTGCCTGCGGGGGCAGCCCGAGGTTCTCGCGGAAGGTGGCGCCGGGGGTGTACTCGGTGCGGAGCACGCCCCATTCCTGGAGGAACGGCACCACCTTGTCGACGAACTCGTCCAGGCCGTAGGGCACCAAGTGGGAGCCGATGACGAACCCGTCCGCGGCGTCGGTCTGCACGGCGTCGTTGATTCGTTGCGCCACCTGCAGCGGCGTCCCCGCGAACGCCGCCCGGTGCGCCCGCGCGATCACCAGCTCCCGGATCGAGAGTCGGTGCTCGCGGGCGTAGGCGTACCATTCCCTGGCCTTCTCGAGCGGGTCGCCGGTGCTCGTGGTGCGGCCGCGGGAGATGCCGACCTCGACGCCGTCGGCCTCCACCGGCGGGACCGGGCCGTCGGGGTCGTGATCGCTGAGGTCCCGCAGCCAGGTCTGCTCCAGGAGCGCCAGCGCCGTGGCCGGCGTGACCTGGGCCAGGGCGACCTCACGGGCGCGCTCGGCCGCCTCGCCCGGGGTGTCCCCGAGCACGAAGCTGGCTCCGGGCAGGATCTTCAGCGTGTCCGGGTCCCGGCCCGCACGGCGTGCCCGGCCCTTCACGTCGGCGTAGAACTCCCGGCCCTGGCCCGGCTCGCCGAACGGGGAGAAGATCGCGTCCACGGTGCGGGCCGCGAACTCCCGGCCCTCGTCCGAGACGCCGGCCTGGACGAGCACGGGGTGGCGCTGCGGCGCCGTCGGGACGGGGAAGGTGCCCTCGATGTCGAAATGCTTGCCGTGGTGGGCGAACCGACCTGCGCCCGGGTCGGTGACGAACTCGCCGCCGGCGGTTCCGAGCGAGTCGGCCGGCCAGCTGTCCCAGAGTTCCAGCGCCGTCCGGACGAACTCGGCGGCCCGCTCGTACCGCTCGCCGCGGGGCAGGTAGCCGCCCCGGCGGAAGTTCTCGCCGTGGAACGCGTCGGAGGTCGTGACGACGTTCCAGCCGGTGCGCCCGTCGGAGAGATGGTTCAGGGTTGCGAGCTGACGGGCCAGGTCATACGGCTCGTTGAACGTGGTGTTGATCGTGGCGAGGAAGCCCAGGTGCTGGGTGACACCGGCCAGGGCCGCCTGGACGACGGCGATGTGCGGCCGCCCGGCGATGTCCAGTTCGTAGAACCGCCCCTTGTGCTCACGCACGCGCAGACCCTCGGCCTGGAAGAAGAAGTCGAAGCGACCCCGCTCGGCCGTCTTGGCCAGGTGCACGAAGGACTCGATGGCGATCTG
Coding sequences within:
- a CDS encoding MSCRAMM family protein — its product is MTRARSTWNVVVVTLLAVVLAVLPTAAVAATTAGWATWQPLTGSTGSFTTTMQLPAAGFPAATVTTDSRGGQVGVQTGASIWLGAATPPGAVYGSSSGQQYLNLRPRADNATSPSTTTYTFERPTPAGGWAFVLGDIDADRAVVIARGEDGQLLTGAELGWQGGFNYCAVSPSPSCTGDATDVARWDPVTGEVIGNATGLDTSGAAGWFEPTVAITSLTIYFYQRSGFPVYQTWFASLARDITGVVTHDVDGPLGGATLTLLGPDGTQLATTTSAADGTYSFPGYTAADGYTVEMRVPADPDGPGYIAVGPTVLAADLSTTDATDVDFAVRDIVPVPISGTVTDEDGNPVPGATITLTPTDGGTPVSVVSDSTGAYLFDTVQPGEHVLSIDAPPGYTVIESPGPVTVPTGSEEPITGQDFVVQAPASVSGTVTGGGQGVAGAVVTITGPGGTFTTPTAADGGYSFPGLPPGQYTVTLEVPFGYTADGPTSQQVTVTAEDVTNVDFAVEKPGAIGGVVTDDGGAPIPGATLVISGPGGDVTLTTDDAGGYFADQLPAGDYAITLTVPDGYTTDVTERVTTITGAGESRLDQDFELTADAPAPPVQVGGTVTEADGRPVPGAEVTVRDPDGAIVATVTTLDDGTWSADLPPGAGYTAEITPPDGYAVDGEPVLTFDVVDVAVLGLDFVLQVVTAPTPPAPGDPGPDPGTAGPGTAPNRLPATGADIDTLILGAALLTAAGLVLVAAGRRPAAATRSGGRHVAPDGD
- a CDS encoding VOC family protein, which gives rise to MHRSRIGVVLIDHPADLYPAAARFWAAATAGPATGAPPPENPYEHLAALGGDVSLVLQRTGTGTPSRLHLDIETDDVPAETARLLALGARMVVEHEEYRIMADPGGLVFCIVPVQTNDFAERARVWQ
- a CDS encoding NtaA/DmoA family FMN-dependent monooxygenase (This protein belongs to a clade of FMN-dependent monooxygenases, within a broader family of flavin-dependent oxidoreductases, the luciferase-like monooxygenase (LMM) family, some of whose members use coenzyme F420 rather than FMN.), translated to MTARRPANGKQVILGASFPGVNHHTVWGDPRAGSQIAIESFVHLAKTAERGRFDFFFQAEGLRVREHKGRFYELDIAGRPHIAVVQAALAGVTQHLGFLATINTTFNEPYDLARQLATLNHLSDGRTGWNVVTTSDAFHGENFRRGGYLPRGERYERAAEFVRTALELWDSWPADSLGTAGGEFVTDPGAGRFAHHGKHFDIEGTFPVPTAPQRHPVLVQAGVSDEGREFAARTVDAIFSPFGEPGQGREFYADVKGRARRAGRDPDTLKILPGASFVLGDTPGEAAERAREVALAQVTPATALALLEQTWLRDLSDHDPDGPVPPVEADGVEVGISRGRTTSTGDPLEKAREWYAYAREHRLSIRELVIARAHRAAFAGTPLQVAQRINDAVQTDAADGFVIGSHLVPYGLDEFVDKVVPFLQEWGVLRTEYTPGATFRENLGLPPQAPGARPGVRPFDAAEFRPETAGAVG